In Fervidicoccaceae archaeon, the DNA window CATCGTTAAGTTAGAACATAACTTAAAACTCAACTTATTCGTCGCAAACGCTAACGAGGCACGAGACCTGAGAGAGAGATTGTTGAGCACTAGGAAAGTCCGTATTTGGAGGCGATCCTCCGAAATACGAGAGCTAACGCCTCCACCACCGTTTACCACAGACGAACTAATCTCCGAGGCCAACAGGCTGCTCGGCTTCGCGGCGCCTCTGACCATGAGGTTGGCCCAGGAGCTATTCGAAGCAGGTCTCATAACATACCATAGGACCGACAGCACTAGAGTCTCGAGCGATGGTTTGCGAGTCGCCCAGGAGTACTTCGAGAAGAGGAATCTGCGATCGCTCTACGCGCCGAGGAGCTGGGATGGCGCGAAGGGAGCCCACGAGGCGATCAGACCTACCACGCCCTTGGCCCCCGATGAGGTGGAGAGGGGTCTATTGAGCGGAGCGCTCAGAGCTTACGTACCCATCACCGAGAAGCACCTAAAACTCTACGGCTTGGTCTTCAGAAGATTCATGGCCAGTCAAGCTAAGCGGGCGGTGGCCAAGTTCGATGAGGTAGAATTCGAGTTAGCCGGGAAGAGGGTCGAGGCCGAGCTGCTCGAGGAGATCTTAGAAGCAGGATTCTTGGCATTGCTTGGGGAAGAGCCCCGCCCCAGCGTCAAGAAACTCCTTGAGAGGGGCGAGGCCGACGTTGTAAGCGTCGAGCTCCACCGCGGCTCAGCTGTGCCGCTATATACTCAAGGCGAGATCGTCACTATGATGAGAGAGCGAGGAATTGGTAGGCCTAGCACCTATGTCACCACTCTGGAGAATCTCGCTAGGCACGGCTACGTAGTTGTGTCTAAGGTGCGCAAGGCCCTGGTACCAACTAAATTAGGCATCGAGATATACTCCTTTCTCTCGTCCAATTATCCCACGCTCGTAAGTGAGGAGACGACCAGGCGACTGGAAGAGGAGATAAACTCCCTCGAGAGGGGGGAGCTAGAGCTCAGGGGAACTCTCTCGGGTCTTTTGCGCGAGTTGGAGCTGCTGGGCCTCTACGTCATGGAGCCTGAGCGTATAGGAGTTTGCGGCGAGGAGCTGAGAAGAGAGCTTTTAGCTTAGGAGTTAAGCTAGCTTCAGCGATATCTCTATGTACGAGACTTTCCTTTTTCCAGACTTCTCGCTTCCTATAGATACTCCTACTAACTTCAAACCATCTCCCAATCTTTCTTTTATTTCATTATAAATATCTATGGCTTTGCTTATATTTTCGCCTCTTCCTTTAATTATTACTACCTCGTCCTCTCCCGCTTCCCTCAGCATTACGATGGCTCTCAGGGCATAGGCGTTCGGGTCCTCGCCCCCAACGAAGATCGTTCGACTTCTCGAGCGCTCTGAGCCGGACATCAATAGTGATCACGCTCTTACCTTCTTCGAGTGGACCTCCTAGGAGCAAGCGCGAGTCAGCCGAAATAAGTGTTTAGCACTCGGCGGGGCCTCTAACGGTTCTCTTCTTATATGTGTCAACAAGAGGTAAAATTCCCTTGGGCAATGAAGAGAACGCCGCAACCGATAGGTGAGGAGGGCCTGTGTTTCTGAGCCTCGCATTAGGTGCTCAGTAAATGAAGGCTCGAAGGTGCCGAGCAAGAATATTCTGCGTTGCCGAAGACAGCGTTAAAGCCTCTAAAATAGGTATAGCTATGAGCAAAGAAGGCTTCAAGGTAAATTATTTCAGAGAAGGAAAATACGAGGTCATCGAGGCCAGCGGCCCTTGCGGCTTCTTAAGTAAAACGAAGGAGCTGGGAGAGTGTCTAGTCTTAAGCGGATTCCTCGAGGGCATGTGTCGGAGTGACCGAAAAGGCGAATTGGTAGAGGTACTAGAATCGACCGGCCCGAGCGGCGTCCCTGTGCTTTTAGAGAGACGAGGGAGCATTCTACGGGTTAGGCCCTTTAATAGAAGCCTCGTCAATGGAGCGAGAATATTGACCTTAAAGCGGGATCGCGCGGGAGCAGCTCTATTGTCCGGGAGAATTTTCGCGCTCGAGCGCGAAATGCTTCTAGAGGCAGACAAAATTATGCGGGAAATTCTCAGAGAGGTCTGCTCTGAGTGATCACGCGCCTGCTCAGAGCCTCTTGGTCTCAACGCGCTCGCGGCTCTTCTCGAGATCCGCGATAGTCTTCTGGATCTGCCTCTCGACGCATGAGACGTCGGGGGCCTCCAGCATAACTATCTTGAAGAACTTGGCAGCGCATTTGGCCGAGTGAAAATGAAGCCTTAAGCCCCCTCGCATTATGATGACGCCTTGCCCCTCCGAGAAGGCGCGCCCGCAGACCACGCAGCGTTTAGCGTCACTCAAGAGAGCTCGCCTCTTCACCGAATAGCCTGGAGAGGATCTCTCTAGCTTTCTTCTCCGCGAGCTCTTTATTGGGAGCCCCCACGTCTATCACGATACCGCTGCGAGCATGTTTGAATCTGAACCTCTTCGTGGAACCAATCAACCTCTCTTCCACCAACGAGAGCTCCTCCTCGCCCCCTGTCTTCTTTAAGTAATCTATTATCGACGGCTTTGACTTCTCGCCGCTCAAGCGCGTCGCTCTCTCTCTAGAATGATTTTAAGAGCCGCACTCAGCTTTTCGTAGACCTTCTCGAGACTCTCGGATATCACCTTGGTGTCGAAAAGAACAGGCATGAAGTTCGTATCTCCTCTCCATCTAGGAACTATGTGGACGTGAACGTGGTCTTCTAGGCCCGCCCCCGAGTCCCTTCCTATATTGATCCCCACGTTGAAGGCATCGGGCGAGAACGCCTCCCCGAGAGCTAACAGACCCAATCTGATTGTCGTGAAGAGATCCAGAGCCTCCTCGTTCTCGAGGTCTACGAGGCTTGCGACGTGCCTATAGGGGGCCACCATGATATGACCTGCGTTATAGGGGTAAAGGTTCAACATTAGGAGGCTCCTCTTTCCTCGATAGACGACTAAGTTCTCGTGGTCCTTCGATAGCGGGGCTTGGGCTGCCTCGCAGATGAAGCACCTAGCTCTCAGGCTCTCACTATTGATCCTCTTCAGGTACTCGCTTCGCCAAGGGGCCCATAATCTATCCATGTAATGCTCCTCCCCTTCGTCCGATGCCCGCTCTCGTGAGCGACGAGCTCTTGTGCGCAGGCTTAATGTGGATTCGAGCCCTGCATTAATAGCTCTAATCGCTGCGCGATTTTCGTTGCTCTCTCACCTCGCCGCGCGTGGGTCCAGGCGAAGAGGGGGCTCGGGATCGACCTCTACGAGGCTCAGTGTAGAGGAGTCGGGCAGTTTAATCACGATTTGACCTACCCCTAATGCCTGGAGAATCGACGCGAGCTCCCCCTTCCGGCCCCCCAAAAGCCTCTCCAACGTCTCGGCATAGACGGAGTCACTTGAGCCAAAAGCCACGATTGTTCCGAAGTTAGCGAGAATCTCGTTGGGCAGATCAATTAGGCTCTGCGTTGAGAGGATAAGCCCCGTACCAAAGCCGCGGCTCTCCTTGACCAGCCTCTTGGTGAAGTACAACGTTGACTCGCTCAGCCTCCAGGCCTCATCGATTATTAAGAGCCTCCTCAGAGTTGAGGAGGGTCCAATGGAATACATGAGGTCTAGATATGTGCTCAGGATAGCGGCTATAATGGCGAATCTCCCTTCGTCGGTCAAGTTTTCTAAGAGCAGAGCAGACCAGCGCTCGCCCAACGAATCTTTTATCGATACCGAGCCGCTCTCTGGCGGATCGACGTAAACGAGGCGTATTCCGAGATCCCTTTCCAAGCTCTCAACGGTCTGGAGGCTCCGGTCGAGCTTCTTAGTCGAGTCAAGCGACAGTCGCCTCCACCTCTGTCCCTCGAGGACTCGCTCCAATGCTGCCAAAGCCACCTCGGCGGCTTTCGGTTCGAGCCTCGTAGAATAAGAGAATCTGTACCTCTTGTAGCCTTTCGCTAGAAGCTTATCGGTATCTCCCTTTGGATCTATCAATGTTACATCTACGAGATTCCTGGCGTATAGTCTATTAGCCACAGTCGCTAGGAAAGTCGTCTTGCCCTTGCCAGTCGGTCCCACGACCAGTACGTGTCTCGAACCGTATTTGCTCAAGTCAAGGAGAAAGGGGATTCTCGTGCCCACTCTATAGCCGACCAGCACTCCTCTCGGGCTCAGACTTTCTCTCTCGAACGGAGGTAACGCGAGCGACGACGCAGACTCAACGACTCCTCCTACGGAAGTCTTCACCCTTGGGGCGCTCAAGAGAAGCGACTCCAACATGGGGGACAGGGCTCTCCGCTCCAAGATCTTGGCCCTGGCGCCGAGCGCTATCGTGAGGGCTCTCGAAAGCTGCTGCGCTTCTCCACGCAACGCGTCAATTACGCTCTTCTTGTCCTGACCTCGCGTCCGGACGACGACGTAGAATCTTAGCCACCCGAGCCTCTCGCCGTTCCTAAGCCTCTCGTACATTCTTTTCAAAGCTCGTTCCCTCTCTCTTAACTTCTCGTCGTCCTGCTGCGAGCTCAGCACGGCTCTCAGCGAGCTGAGCTCCCTCTCGACTCGGCTGGCTAATTCGAGCGGATCCACTCCTTTTCGAGCGACCCTTAGTTCGACCTCCGTTGATGCGTTAGAGAGAATCTTCCCTAGCACCAAAGCTCTATTGAAGAAGGCATCAGGAGTCCTGGCCTCCTCTACGAAGCTCTCGTCGAGGCCTATGACAGCGAAGCCAATGTAGCCTCTGCCCCCTCTCAGCTCAGCAACGACGAACTTACCATCGACAAGCTCAATGCGTCGCGCGCGCCCGCTCACGAAGTTCTCAGCGCTTAGCAGGCCTACGCGGAGCGTGCGCGCGTACATGTAGGCTATCAGGGGGGACGCAAAGAGCGTCAAAATCAGCGGCATCCACGGAGACACAAACGTCACCAGACCACCATGGGAAGCCTCTCTCTAGCGCCCCCAATGAGGTAAGCGATCGCTCCAGCCGCGGAGCTTAACAGTGCGACGTAGACCGCTGGCATGACTACGAGAGATAAGATCAACGAGGCCGCTAGTCTGGTCAGGTCGGTCGATGGAGAGAAGCCTATGGAGTCCACGAAACGCCTTTCGGAGGTCATGGGCGTTTTGAGCGGCCCGCACTCGATAACCTCGGCTCGCACGAAGACCGTAGAGTTCCCCGGGATCCCGACCTTCTTAACTAGCCCCTCTAATTGGGCCCACTCAAAGCTTGCCTCCTCGACCTCGACGCCTGCTCCAAGCGCCTGCACTTCAACGTTGCAAGAACTGGGGTAGCGCACTTCCAAGTAGCCCGAGCCGCCGTGTGCCTCCACCTCCACCTCGAGAGATCGCTCGTTGGTGCTCAACACACGAACTCCCACGTTGGAGCTCCTATAAATCGCAGTGAGCGGCTCAAGCTCCCTGAGGAGGTAGAGCGATCTGGTCTCGAGCACGATGCTAGCTTGGGGCATATACTTAGTCGTTGGACGGTAATGCAACGATGGAACTACGGGATCGGGCTCGAGAGGAGTGATCTTCCCCATGTAATCTAACAGTAACGTATAGGGGCCGATCGAGGGTAGTCCGCGATCCGGGAAGCCCGCCAAGATTACCCCATTCGCGTCGCCCAGATACGAGAGAACTTCGCTGCCGTTGAGTATTCCTCTCACCATAGGGTAAGAGACAGCGTATCCCAGAGCGTCCTTCACTTCTATGGCTCCATACTCGATCGCTTCGTTCGGAGCCCTGGGTAGAGTAGCCGGATTCGCGAAATGATCAACGAAGCTTGGCATCAAGGGGAGCCCAACGAAGAAAGCTATTGAGAAGCCCAGCATGTAGGAGCCTGCTGTCTTCGTCAGCCTAAAGGGCACGCTCATTAGCAAGAGGCCGAGCAAGAATAACTTAACGAAGGACCCCTTGATCACAACGCCGAGCGCTATTATCGTGTAGATTGTGAGAAGAGCGTAATTGACAGCTCTGCTCAGAGGATCCAAGAGGACTTGGGCGAACTGACCTCCCAAAACTTTCGATGCGGCAGCTGTGAGGAAGAGGACCTGTAGCTTCCAGCCGAGCAACAGGGCGGATCTCTCGAGAACCCACACCGAGAAGTTCGCCCAATCCGCCCCGAGCAGACGTTGCAGGCGCGCAACTCCATAGAGAATGGTGCTTGAGCCTACCACTAGAATGAAAGCGAACAACGCATCTTTAATTAGTGCTGGGCCCCACCTCTTGAGGCCTGGCAGAGGTATTGGTAGCGTTAGTACGAGTACCCCGAGAGCGTAGGTCAACAGCGCTAGCGCCGATGCCAGCAGCAACAGCTCTCCGTCACTCAATCAAAGCCCCTCAACTAGGCGAGATCTCGATCGCCACCACTTGGACTAGATATGAGATCACGGAGAAAACAGTCGAACCCATTGCTAGCCAGAATGCCGCCCACAGAGCATCCTCGATGAGGCTCTGACCCGCTCTCTTGAGTCTGGCTACTGGCAGAGGAGAGCCCCTCAGGACCCATCCAATGCTCCAGGTCAATGCGAAGAGAGCCCACGCGAGCAACGCCACTTGGGTAGCTACGTTATTGACAAATTCTACCAGCGTCACGCGCGCTCAGCCTATGAATAGCGGACCCTTTAAAGGAGAGCTCACGTTATTTTCTGGCTTTCCTCCTCTCTCGCCTTCTTCTAGTAGCCTCTCGCGTCGCGTCTTCTACCTCGAGAGTCGAGTAGATCTCGGTCAATATCGAGGGATCTAATGCTCCCCGGAGGGCTGCTTTTATAAGTTCGAGTACTCTTAGAAACTTTGAGAGCTCCTCGGGCGAGAGCTCTCCCTCGCCTATTTCCTCTTCCTCGACCTCCCCAGGCACCGTCTCTTCTTCCATCGTCAGCTCGTCGCTTGCCTCCTCAGTCTCACTCGCGTACAAAGGTTGACACACCCTTAGTGTGACGAACTGGGTGTGCACTCACTCACTTCGAAGAGTAAAAGGTTATCTCTTAGTTCTCCGCTTATGAGAGCATAGCCTCGAGGAAGAACTCTAAGCGTGCTTTTGAGAAGCTCTACGAGCTCTCTGCTGCGCAGAGGAGCGAGATAGTCTACGGCGCGCTCGAGTTCCCGCCCAGAGACTCGAAAGGATATCCTGGTGGCCACATTGGCGAGGACTCGTTCATCGAAGTCCACGAGGCTTTGACTGATCAGAACTAGTGCTAGTTTATACTTGCGGGATTCGGCGACGAGTCTAACGACAAAGTCGTTGGTAGAAGGGTCGACCAACGCGCGGTGAGCTTCGTCTATTATCAACATAAGGGGTTTATCGGGAAGACGCGTTTTATATGCATAAATCTTTCTCAATAGAAGGCCTAGGTAGAGGCTTTGTAAACCCTCATGAGGTATACCGCTCAAATTGAGCACTACATTTCTCGAGAGTAACTCCTCAGCGTCTACGCTGGCGGCGTCTCTCGATGTGATCTCTGCGAGTAGTCTCATGTAGCTGCGGAGAGACTCCGCTCTGGGCGCCAGAGCTGGTCTTTCTTTCGCAATTTTGTCTAACACGCGTAGAAGGTCCTCGAGAGTCGGCGACTTATTAGACCACGTGACGGGGTTCTGGGAGGAAATGCCGACCTCCTCGTAAGATCTTTCGATCGCTTCCATCAGGAGTGCGCGCTGGGCTCCCCCTAGCGAGAACACATTTGCAATGGAGAAGCTCAGCTCGAGTGCCTTTAGATGAGGAGGGAACCCGTCGAGGTCTAAGGGATTGATGGGAGTCTTCGATGCGTCTACTAGCGCGAAGCCCGCCGTCGCCATGGACTCTCCGTACTCTCCATGGAGATCCACTATCAACGTAGTCAACTGTCGACGCGCCGCTTCCTTAGCTAACAGCTTCGCCAAAGTGCTCTTCCCCGAGCCGCTTTCGCCGAATATTATAAGGTGGGGATTTCTGCTACCGAACAAATCAAGTAATAGTGGAACACGAGAGATATCTACCCAACGTTTGGAACTATTTACAGTCTTATTGATTTCTCTAACAAAGTTTATTTGTGATTCTTTGCCTTTCTCGCCAATCACGGATGCCACATAGCCTATGCAGAGACCTCGCCATTCTGAGGGAAGCCCAGCGAAGCTCACGCGCTGCCCCCCCTCGCCACCCCGTCTAGCCCATTCCAGCACTAAGGGAAACCAGGAGGGCCCGAGGGGAGAGCCTAGGGCTAGGAGCCCCGTCGCCAGCTTGTCCTCAACAAGCAGGCCGACGGCTAAGCCGAGCACGAGCGAGTGAGCGAGCCAGGAGAGCGAGCCTCCGTAAATCTCGGCGACGCCCCCATCACTTGCCAATCCCGTGACACCGAAAGCCATGAGGGTTACCCCGACCGCGAGAAGAAGTCTCCCGATATCGACTTCGAGCCTCGGCGTGGGGAATAGCAACCTGACTGGAGAGCGTCGACCCAGGAGTCGCGCAGCGGCCCTCAAGGTCGTGTACGATAGAGCAATGGATCCCAAAAGTAACGCCGACAGCGACAATGAGAGCCTTAAGCTCAATATCATCGTAGGATAGCAGAGCATGAGCGTTAGCAGAAGAGATCTCGTTACTAAGAGTGAGGCTAAGGCCAACGTGAAGAACAACGCAGAAGACGCCGCGATCTCGAGGGGAACGTGATATATGCTTGTATTTGTTTGTAAGAGTGAAGAAAGCTTTTGAGCTGAGATGTGCCACGCGAAGATCAGAATCGCTAGCGACGCGGAACGGAGTACCCTGGTCGCTATTGACCCGCGAGAGCTTCGTGATATGTCCACGGGCTCCGCGAACCCTCTGATCGCCATGGGGTCGGTGGAGAAATAAATCGTTACGAGTGGAGGCTGGCCGCTTTGCAACGTATTAACGAGGGGCGGGGAGTGGAGGGAGCTTTCAGGCTCTTAGACCCGAGACTAGCGAGCGCCCTAGTGAGGCGAGGGATCACAAAGCCCACTCCTATCCAAGAGAGAGCAATCCCCCTAATTCTCTCCGGGAGAGATGTCATAATGTGCTCCCCTACTGGGACTGGTAAGACCGAAGCGGCAGTTTTACCCGTGCTCTCTCTCATGTTGCAGGAGGGCCGTCCAAAGGCTCCTCGGATGATCTACGTGACTCCTCTTCGTGCCCTCAACCGGGACGTCTACAGTAGGTTAAAGGAAATATCTGACGAAGTGGGATTACGCTCCATGGTTAGACACGGCGATTCCACCGCTAGAGAGCGACGGGATTTTCTCGCATCTCCGCCAGCGTGGTTCATCACTACGCCAGAGAGTCTTTCAATGATGATCTCTCACGAGCGGCTGAGGCCTCTGCTATCGGGCATCAAGTGGGTCATCGTAGACGAGCTCCACGAGCTCATCGATGACGAGAGAGGAGCTCAGTTGGAGGTAACGTTGCTCAGATTGAGAAACTTCACAAGAGGCTACCAGTTCATAGGAGCGACGGCCACACTTTCTGATCCGATGCTTTATAGAAAATTCTACCCGTGTAGGCGCGAATGCGTGATACTCGAAGAGCGCCAGCACAAAGAGGCCGAGTATAGTGTGACTACCTGCGGCACGCCGTGCTTGGAGGGCTCAAAGCGTTACGTAGAATGGGCGTTCGAGCAGATGGTCGAGACGCTCAAGCGGCATCGCTCAGTCTTGGTCTTTACTAATACTAGAGAGGAGTCGGAGCTC includes these proteins:
- a CDS encoding HIT domain-containing protein; amino-acid sequence: MDRLWAPWRSEYLKRINSESLRARCFICEAAQAPLSKDHENLVVYRGKRSLLMLNLYPYNAGHIMVAPYRHVASLVDLENEEALDLFTTIRLGLLALGEAFSPDAFNVGINIGRDSGAGLEDHVHVHIVPRWRGDTNFMPVLFDTKVISESLEKVYEKLSAALKIILERERRA
- a CDS encoding DUF87 domain-containing protein, whose product is MTFVSPWMPLILTLFASPLIAYMYARTLRVGLLSAENFVSGRARRIELVDGKFVVAELRGGRGYIGFAVIGLDESFVEEARTPDAFFNRALVLGKILSNASTEVELRVARKGVDPLELASRVERELSSLRAVLSSQQDDEKLRERERALKRMYERLRNGERLGWLRFYVVVRTRGQDKKSVIDALRGEAQQLSRALTIALGARAKILERRALSPMLESLLLSAPRVKTSVGGVVESASSLALPPFERESLSPRGVLVGYRVGTRIPFLLDLSKYGSRHVLVVGPTGKGKTTFLATVANRLYARNLVDVTLIDPKGDTDKLLAKGYKRYRFSYSTRLEPKAAEVALAALERVLEGQRWRRLSLDSTKKLDRSLQTVESLERDLGIRLVYVDPPESGSVSIKDSLGERWSALLLENLTDEGRFAIIAAILSTYLDLMYSIGPSSTLRRLLIIDEAWRLSESTLYFTKRLVKESRGFGTGLILSTQSLIDLPNEILANFGTIVAFGSSDSVYAETLERLLGGRKGELASILQALGVGQIVIKLPDSSTLSLVEVDPEPPLRLDPRAAR
- the cedA1 gene encoding DNA import protein CedA1; this translates as MTLVEFVNNVATQVALLAWALFALTWSIGWVLRGSPLPVARLKRAGQSLIEDALWAAFWLAMGSTVFSVISYLVQVVAIEISPS
- a CDS encoding ATP-binding protein, producing the protein MDISRSSRGSIATRVLRSASLAILIFAWHISAQKLSSLLQTNTSIYHVPLEIAASSALFFTLALASLLVTRSLLLTLMLCYPTMILSLRLSLSLSALLLGSIALSYTTLRAAARLLGRRSPVRLLFPTPRLEVDIGRLLLAVGVTLMAFGVTGLASDGGVAEIYGGSLSWLAHSLVLGLAVGLLVEDKLATGLLALGSPLGPSWFPLVLEWARRGGEGGQRVSFAGLPSEWRGLCIGYVASVIGEKGKESQINFVREINKTVNSSKRWVDISRVPLLLDLFGSRNPHLIIFGESGSGKSTLAKLLAKEAARRQLTTLIVDLHGEYGESMATAGFALVDASKTPINPLDLDGFPPHLKALELSFSIANVFSLGGAQRALLMEAIERSYEEVGISSQNPVTWSNKSPTLEDLLRVLDKIAKERPALAPRAESLRSYMRLLAEITSRDAASVDAEELLSRNVVLNLSGIPHEGLQSLYLGLLLRKIYAYKTRLPDKPLMLIIDEAHRALVDPSTNDFVVRLVAESRKYKLALVLISQSLVDFDERVLANVATRISFRVSGRELERAVDYLAPLRSRELVELLKSTLRVLPRGYALISGELRDNLLLFEVSECTPSSSH